Proteins encoded by one window of Nocardioides euryhalodurans:
- a CDS encoding ABC transporter ATP-binding protein, producing MTAPIQIQGLTKTFGATLALDRLDLSVAAGEVHGFLGPNGSGKSTTIRVLLGLLRKDEGEVSLLGGDPWRDAAALHRRLAYVPGDVSLWPNLTGGEVIDLLGRLRGGLDRRRRDELVERFELDPTKKGRSYSKGNRQKVALVAALAADVELLLLDEPTSGLDPLMESVFQDCVQDFREQGRTVLLSSHILAEVERLCDRVSIIRSGSCVESGTLAELRHLTRTSLAAEVASPPVGLEALEGVHDLVVEDLRVWCEVDTARLDEAIGVLHRAGLRSLTATPPTLEELFLRHYGDQLDPAEEEQAS from the coding sequence GTGACCGCACCGATCCAGATCCAGGGGCTCACCAAGACCTTCGGCGCCACCCTCGCCCTCGACCGGCTCGACCTCTCCGTCGCCGCGGGCGAGGTCCACGGCTTCCTCGGGCCCAACGGGTCGGGCAAGTCCACGACCATCCGCGTGCTGCTGGGCCTGCTCCGCAAGGACGAGGGCGAGGTGAGCCTGCTGGGGGGCGACCCGTGGCGCGACGCGGCCGCGCTCCACCGACGGCTCGCCTACGTGCCGGGCGACGTGAGCCTGTGGCCCAACCTGACCGGCGGTGAGGTCATCGACCTGCTCGGCCGGCTGCGTGGCGGCCTCGACCGCCGCCGTCGTGACGAGCTCGTGGAGCGCTTCGAGCTCGACCCGACCAAGAAGGGCCGCAGCTACTCGAAGGGCAACCGGCAGAAGGTCGCCCTCGTCGCCGCGCTCGCCGCCGACGTCGAGCTGCTGCTCCTCGACGAGCCGACCTCGGGCCTCGACCCGCTGATGGAGTCGGTCTTCCAGGACTGCGTCCAGGACTTCCGCGAGCAGGGACGCACCGTGCTGCTCTCCAGCCACATCCTCGCCGAGGTGGAGCGTCTCTGCGACCGCGTCAGCATCATCCGGTCCGGTTCCTGCGTGGAGAGCGGCACGCTGGCGGAGCTGCGTCACCTCACCCGGACGTCCCTCGCGGCCGAGGTGGCCTCGCCCCCAGTGGGGCTGGAGGCTCTCGAGGGGGTGCACGACCTCGTCGTCGAGGATCTGCGGGTGTGGTGCGAGGTCGACACGGCCCGCCTCGACGAGGCGATCGGAGTGCTGCACCGGGCCGGTCTGCGCAGCCTGACCGCCACGCCGCCCACCCTGGAGGAGCTCTTCCTCCGGCACTACGGCGACCAGCTCGACCCGGCCGAGGAGGAGCAGGCGTCGTGA
- a CDS encoding ABC transporter ATP-binding protein yields the protein MRTDRDAAKGRVERGTVRRVMGFAGPHRGAIALFLVVTVIDSMLVVVNPLLVQRIVDDGILAGDGGLVTTLAVAMAGVALVGAVLSIASGYLSSRIGEGLIFDLRTQVFGHVQRQSLAFFTRTQTGALVSRLNNDVIGAQRAFTSTLSNTVSSAVSAVVVGIAMFALSWQVTLLCLALFPILFLSSRWVSNRLASLTREQMDGNADMGNAMTERFNVGGAMLLKLFGHRETEDRLFASKAGQVRDLGVRIALVTRIFVAVVLTVPALALAVVYGVGGQLVIDGGLTLGTVLALGTLLVRLLGPLQSLSNVRIDVMTALVSFERVFEVLDLPSMVQESDDAVALPRSASSLEFDRVAFRYPRADQISLASLETVARTESRDSGQVLRDISFRADPGQMVALVGPSGAGKTTVTHLVARLYDADDGVVRVGGRDVRDVTLESLEDVVGYVTQDAHMFHDTIRANLLYARPGAEDQEIWDALAAAQIADLVGGLPDGLDTVVGDRGYRLSGGERQRLAIARLLLKAPEIVVLDEATAHLDSESEAAVQRALDAALEGRTSLVIAHRLSTVRNADRILVLDEGRIVQAGTHTELLARGGLYADLHRTQFFDEDTPVA from the coding sequence ATGCGTACGGATCGTGACGCCGCCAAGGGCCGGGTCGAGCGCGGCACCGTCCGGCGGGTCATGGGCTTCGCCGGGCCGCACCGCGGCGCCATCGCGCTCTTCCTCGTGGTCACCGTCATCGACTCGATGCTCGTCGTGGTCAACCCGCTGCTCGTGCAGCGGATCGTGGACGACGGCATCCTCGCCGGCGACGGCGGTCTGGTCACGACGCTGGCCGTCGCGATGGCAGGCGTCGCCCTGGTCGGGGCCGTGCTGTCGATCGCGAGCGGCTACCTCTCCTCCCGCATCGGCGAGGGGCTGATCTTCGACCTGCGCACCCAGGTCTTCGGCCACGTGCAGCGACAGTCGCTGGCCTTCTTCACGCGCACCCAGACGGGCGCGCTCGTCTCCCGCCTCAACAACGACGTGATCGGTGCGCAGCGCGCCTTCACCTCGACGCTGTCCAACACGGTCTCGAGCGCGGTCTCGGCGGTCGTGGTCGGCATCGCCATGTTCGCGCTCAGCTGGCAGGTCACCCTGCTGTGCCTGGCCCTCTTCCCGATCCTCTTCCTCAGCTCGCGCTGGGTCAGCAACCGGCTCGCCTCGCTCACCCGCGAGCAGATGGACGGCAACGCCGACATGGGCAACGCCATGACCGAGCGTTTCAACGTCGGCGGCGCGATGCTGCTGAAGCTGTTCGGCCACCGGGAGACCGAGGACCGGTTGTTCGCCTCGAAGGCGGGGCAGGTGCGCGACCTCGGCGTACGGATCGCGCTCGTGACGCGCATCTTCGTCGCCGTCGTGCTGACCGTCCCCGCGCTGGCGCTCGCGGTCGTCTACGGCGTCGGCGGCCAGCTGGTGATCGACGGCGGCCTGACGCTCGGCACCGTGCTCGCGCTGGGGACGCTGCTGGTCCGGCTGCTGGGCCCGCTGCAGAGCCTCTCCAACGTCCGGATCGACGTCATGACAGCGCTCGTGAGCTTCGAGCGGGTCTTCGAGGTGCTCGACCTGCCCTCGATGGTCCAGGAGTCCGACGACGCCGTGGCACTGCCGCGGAGCGCCTCGTCGCTGGAGTTCGACCGGGTCGCCTTCCGCTACCCCCGCGCCGACCAGATCTCCCTGGCCTCGCTCGAGACCGTCGCCCGGACCGAGTCACGCGACTCCGGGCAGGTGCTGCGCGACATCAGCTTCCGCGCCGACCCCGGCCAGATGGTGGCCCTCGTCGGCCCCTCGGGCGCCGGCAAGACCACCGTCACCCACCTCGTCGCGCGCCTCTACGACGCCGACGACGGGGTCGTGCGCGTCGGCGGCCGCGACGTCCGTGACGTCACGCTGGAGTCCCTCGAGGACGTCGTCGGCTACGTCACCCAGGACGCCCACATGTTCCACGACACGATCCGGGCCAACCTGCTCTACGCGCGGCCCGGGGCCGAGGACCAGGAGATCTGGGACGCCCTGGCGGCCGCCCAGATCGCCGACCTGGTCGGCGGGCTCCCCGACGGGCTCGACACCGTCGTGGGTGACCGCGGCTACCGGCTCTCCGGCGGCGAGCGCCAGCGGCTGGCCATCGCCCGGCTGCTGCTGAAGGCGCCCGAGATCGTCGTGCTCGACGAGGCCACGGCCCACCTCGACAGCGAGTCGGAGGCGGCCGTCCAGCGCGCGCTCGACGCCGCGCTCGAGGGGCGAACGTCCCTCGTGATCGCGCACCGGCTCTCGACCGTGCGCAACGCCGACCGGATCCTCGTCCTCGACGAGGGGCGCATCGTGCAGGCCGGGACCCACACCGAGCTGCTCGCGCGCGGGGGCCTGTACGCCGACCTCCACCGGACCCAGTTCTTCGACGAGGACACTCCGGTCGCCTAG
- a CDS encoding phosphotransferase yields the protein MWEPEPDWHPLPGGTGTSTVGVWRAALGDQPVVVKRLARPAPHDPGELSQPAHFAYWRREADTLSTGIVGSTDGLRAPSAAVEEDTEGITITREWVEDAATSGLFVAMALGRFAGSLVVRPTFLARDQLRDRLTRVERRGGWPTLARTPVADVADHLWKRRQSMLDRVDALPQVPQHGDPAPANLPGREADHVVAIDWAMLGVGHVGSDLGLYSLASREEFDPLLEAYLMGLPDGLASAEDVVTGARVTAVYTALTRADWALERVSGGEGALVAKFRHPAVAPHLRTLQRQFAQIEALLEE from the coding sequence ATGTGGGAGCCGGAGCCGGACTGGCATCCGCTGCCCGGCGGCACCGGCACCTCGACCGTCGGCGTCTGGCGCGCGGCGCTCGGCGACCAGCCCGTCGTCGTCAAGCGGCTGGCGCGCCCCGCTCCCCACGACCCGGGCGAGCTGAGCCAGCCGGCCCACTTCGCGTACTGGCGCCGCGAGGCCGACACCCTCTCGACCGGCATCGTGGGGTCGACCGACGGCCTGCGCGCGCCCTCGGCGGCCGTCGAGGAGGACACCGAGGGGATCACGATCACCCGGGAGTGGGTGGAGGACGCCGCGACCAGCGGGCTCTTCGTCGCCATGGCGCTGGGCCGCTTCGCGGGCAGCCTCGTCGTCCGCCCGACGTTCCTCGCACGCGACCAGCTGCGCGACCGGCTCACCCGGGTGGAGCGTCGCGGTGGCTGGCCCACCCTGGCCCGGACGCCGGTGGCCGACGTGGCCGACCACCTCTGGAAGCGTCGCCAGAGCATGCTGGATCGGGTCGACGCGCTGCCGCAGGTGCCCCAGCACGGCGACCCGGCACCCGCGAACCTCCCGGGGCGCGAGGCCGACCACGTCGTCGCGATCGACTGGGCGATGCTCGGGGTGGGCCACGTCGGCAGCGACCTCGGCCTCTACTCCCTGGCCTCCCGCGAGGAGTTCGACCCGCTGCTGGAGGCGTACCTGATGGGGCTGCCTGACGGGCTGGCCTCGGCGGAGGACGTGGTCACCGGCGCCCGGGTCACGGCCGTCTACACCGCCCTGACCCGGGCCGACTGGGCGCTCGAACGGGTCAGTGGGGGAGAGGGTGCCCTCGTCGCGAAGTTCCGCCACCCCGCCGTCGCGCCCCACCTGCGGACCCTGCAGCGGCAGTTCGCCCAGATCGAGGCGCTGCTCGAGGAGTGA
- a CDS encoding SDR family oxidoreductase has translation MDLELTDRVFIVTGGGRGLGRATADALVAEGARVVLSGRSEEALDTAVAELGDSARAVVADNADPDTPARLMAAAQDAWGRIDGALVSVGGPPVGPVTGVTDEQWTDSFASVFLGAVRLCREIGPELPHGGALALVLSTSVHSPLPNMATSNGFRPGLAMVAKQLADELGPEGVRVNGLLPGRVGTDRVAELDALTGDADAAKERMVAQIPLGRYGEPEEFGRVAAFLLSPAASFVTGVMVPVDGGMMRTV, from the coding sequence ATGGATCTCGAACTCACCGACCGCGTCTTCATCGTCACCGGGGGCGGCCGCGGGCTCGGCCGCGCCACCGCCGACGCCCTGGTCGCCGAGGGTGCCCGGGTCGTGCTCTCGGGGCGGAGCGAGGAGGCCCTGGACACCGCCGTCGCCGAGCTCGGTGACTCCGCCCGCGCCGTCGTGGCCGACAACGCCGACCCCGACACCCCTGCCCGCCTGATGGCCGCGGCCCAGGACGCCTGGGGCCGCATCGACGGCGCGCTGGTCTCGGTCGGCGGGCCGCCGGTCGGACCGGTCACCGGGGTCACCGACGAGCAGTGGACCGACTCGTTCGCCTCGGTGTTCCTGGGGGCCGTCCGCCTGTGCCGCGAGATCGGGCCGGAGCTTCCGCACGGCGGGGCGCTGGCACTGGTGCTGTCGACGAGCGTGCACAGCCCGCTGCCCAACATGGCGACCTCCAACGGCTTCCGGCCGGGCCTGGCCATGGTCGCCAAGCAGCTCGCCGACGAGCTGGGACCGGAGGGTGTCCGGGTCAACGGGCTGCTCCCCGGACGGGTCGGCACCGACCGGGTCGCCGAGCTCGACGCCCTCACCGGCGACGCCGACGCGGCGAAGGAGCGGATGGTCGCGCAGATCCCGCTGGGCCGCTACGGCGAGCCGGAGGAGTTCGGGCGGGTGGCTGCCTTCCTGCTGTCCCCGGCCGCGTCGTTCGTCACCGGCGTGATGGTGCCGGTCGACGGTGGCATGATGCGCACGGTCTGA
- a CDS encoding enoyl-CoA hydratase/isomerase family protein, which produces MTPAELEAAGLRHDVDGPVATITLARPEVRNAQTPRMWRALAHLGEQLPDDVRVVVVKGEGHSFSAGLDRAMLAPGGGDGQETVAGLLALDDEAMAATIDDYQRGFTFLRDPRFVSVAQVQGYAVGAGFQLALACDLRVLADDAQLAMLESTLGLVPDLTGTKPLVESVGYARALEICVTARMVGAAEAVDIGLATAAVPADQLDDAVADLAAALTAPMAGAVRETKELLLGAAGRTLDEQRRFERGAQVRRFRELARLMGG; this is translated from the coding sequence ATGACTCCCGCAGAGCTGGAGGCCGCTGGCCTGCGCCACGACGTCGACGGTCCGGTCGCCACGATTACGCTCGCCCGGCCCGAGGTCCGCAACGCCCAGACTCCCCGGATGTGGCGCGCGCTGGCCCACCTCGGCGAGCAGCTCCCCGACGACGTACGCGTGGTCGTCGTGAAGGGGGAGGGGCACTCGTTCTCGGCCGGGCTCGACCGCGCGATGCTCGCACCCGGGGGCGGCGACGGCCAGGAGACCGTGGCCGGGCTGCTCGCGCTCGACGACGAGGCCATGGCGGCGACCATCGACGACTACCAGCGGGGCTTCACCTTCCTCCGGGACCCGCGCTTCGTGTCCGTCGCCCAGGTGCAGGGGTACGCCGTCGGCGCCGGCTTCCAGCTCGCGCTGGCTTGCGACCTCCGGGTGCTCGCGGACGACGCCCAGCTGGCCATGCTGGAGTCGACGCTGGGCCTGGTGCCCGACCTGACGGGAACAAAACCGCTGGTCGAGAGCGTTGGCTACGCCAGGGCACTCGAGATCTGCGTGACCGCTCGCATGGTGGGGGCCGCGGAGGCTGTCGACATCGGGCTCGCCACGGCGGCCGTGCCCGCCGACCAGCTGGACGACGCCGTCGCCGACCTGGCGGCGGCACTGACCGCTCCGATGGCGGGTGCGGTCAGGGAGACCAAGGAGCTGCTCCTCGGCGCCGCCGGTCGCACGCTCGACGAGCAGCGCCGGTTCGAGCGGGGGGCGCAGGTGCGGAGGTTCCGCGAGCTCGCCCGGCTGATGGGCGGATGA
- a CDS encoding ABC-F family ATP-binding cassette domain-containing protein encodes MITAHQLEVRAGARLLMADVDFRVAPGDKVGLVGRNGAGKTTLTKILAGEALPASGKVLRTGEVGYLPQDPRTGDPEVLARDRILSARGLDDVVRKLRAAETEMGSDDPEVRERAMRRYSRADAELHAGGGYAAESEAARIAHSLGIEDRLLGQPLKTLSGGQRRRVELARILFSGADTLLLDEPTNHLDADSIVWLREFLRSHQGGLVVISHDTALLDATVTRVLHLDANRAEIDVYNMGWKAYLQQRETDEKRRKRERVNAESKAKVLTDQANKMRAKATKAQAAQSMLKRAEKLMSGVEGERKADRVARIAFPAPAPCGKTPLTAAELSKSYGSLEVFTDVDLAIDRGSRVVILGLNGAGKTTLLRILGGVDRPDTGQVLPGHGLKLGYYAQEHETLDVERTVLENLHAAAPQLTDTEARSVLGSFLFSGDDAHKPAKVLSGGEKTRLALAILVVSSANVLLLDEPTNNLDPASREEVLAAIREYAGAIILVTHDEGAVHALQPDRVLILPDGVEDLWTEDYADLVSLA; translated from the coding sequence ATGATCACCGCCCACCAGCTCGAAGTCCGTGCCGGGGCGAGGCTCCTCATGGCGGACGTCGACTTCCGGGTGGCCCCGGGCGACAAGGTCGGCCTCGTGGGCCGCAACGGCGCCGGCAAGACCACCCTGACCAAGATCCTCGCCGGCGAGGCGCTGCCCGCCTCCGGCAAGGTGCTGCGCACCGGCGAGGTCGGCTACCTCCCGCAGGACCCGCGCACCGGAGACCCCGAGGTGCTCGCCCGCGACCGGATCCTCTCGGCGCGCGGACTCGACGACGTCGTACGCAAGCTGCGCGCGGCCGAGACCGAGATGGGCAGCGACGACCCGGAGGTCCGCGAGCGCGCGATGCGGCGCTACAGCCGCGCCGACGCCGAGCTGCACGCCGGCGGTGGCTACGCCGCCGAGTCGGAGGCGGCGCGGATCGCCCACAGCCTGGGCATCGAGGACCGGCTGCTCGGCCAGCCGCTGAAGACCCTCTCCGGTGGCCAGCGGCGTCGGGTCGAGCTCGCCCGCATCCTCTTCTCGGGTGCCGACACGCTGCTCCTCGACGAGCCCACCAACCACCTCGACGCCGACTCGATCGTCTGGCTGCGGGAGTTCCTCCGGTCCCACCAGGGCGGGCTGGTCGTGATCAGCCACGACACGGCGCTGCTCGACGCGACGGTGACCCGGGTCCTCCACCTCGACGCCAACCGGGCCGAGATCGACGTCTACAACATGGGCTGGAAGGCCTACCTCCAGCAGCGTGAGACCGACGAGAAGCGCCGCAAGCGCGAGCGCGTCAACGCCGAGAGCAAGGCCAAGGTCCTCACCGACCAGGCCAACAAGATGCGGGCCAAGGCCACCAAGGCACAGGCCGCCCAGTCGATGCTCAAGCGTGCGGAGAAGCTGATGTCCGGCGTCGAGGGCGAGCGCAAGGCCGACCGCGTGGCGAGGATCGCCTTCCCCGCGCCGGCCCCCTGCGGCAAGACCCCGCTCACGGCTGCCGAGCTCTCCAAGTCCTACGGCTCGCTCGAGGTGTTCACCGACGTGGACCTCGCCATCGACCGCGGCAGCCGGGTCGTCATCCTGGGCCTGAACGGCGCGGGGAAGACCACCCTGCTGCGGATCCTCGGCGGGGTGGACCGGCCCGACACCGGTCAGGTGCTGCCCGGGCACGGCCTGAAGCTCGGCTACTACGCGCAGGAGCACGAGACGCTCGACGTCGAGCGGACCGTGCTGGAGAACCTCCACGCGGCGGCACCCCAGCTCACCGACACCGAGGCCCGCTCGGTGCTCGGGTCGTTCCTCTTCTCCGGCGACGACGCCCACAAGCCCGCCAAGGTGCTGTCGGGCGGCGAGAAGACCCGGCTCGCGCTGGCGATCCTCGTGGTGTCGTCGGCCAACGTGCTGCTGCTCGACGAGCCGACCAACAACCTCGACCCGGCCTCCCGTGAGGAGGTGCTCGCGGCGATTCGCGAGTACGCCGGGGCGATCATCCTCGTCACCCACGACGAGGGCGCTGTCCACGCGCTGCAGCCGGACCGCGTGCTGATCCTCCCCGACGGCGTCGAGGACCTCTGGACCGAGGACTACGCCGACCTCGTGTCGCTCGCCTGA
- a CDS encoding SURF1 family protein, whose product MRAVRSWGFLVSRRWVAFALVVALLAWLAWWLGEWQFGRLEDRKARNAIIERNETAPVAPVADLVSEGGEVAVDDEWRVVTATGTYAVEDTVIVRYRTRDGASGVDVVVPLVTGDGTALLVDRGWVAADNRGTDAGDVPAPPEGEVTVTGWLRRDATGDSTAVTDQSTRSISSERIGEALDLPVYGGFVDLRSEDPEPDQPLARAELPELDNGPHFFYGLQWWFFGLLAVGGFGYLAWDERRGSPGRRGGRGGAPDDTGQTVRIMPPSTGTITPVTNDAAGDSRKAATRPNSSGSP is encoded by the coding sequence GTGCGTGCAGTGCGGTCCTGGGGATTCCTCGTCAGCCGGCGGTGGGTGGCGTTCGCCCTCGTCGTAGCCCTGCTGGCGTGGCTGGCCTGGTGGCTCGGCGAGTGGCAGTTCGGCCGCCTGGAGGACCGCAAGGCGCGCAACGCGATCATCGAGCGCAACGAGACCGCGCCGGTGGCGCCGGTGGCGGACCTGGTCAGCGAGGGCGGCGAGGTCGCGGTCGACGACGAGTGGCGGGTGGTCACGGCCACCGGCACGTACGCCGTCGAGGACACCGTGATCGTGCGCTATCGCACCCGCGACGGCGCCTCGGGCGTCGACGTCGTGGTGCCGCTGGTGACCGGCGACGGCACGGCCCTGCTGGTCGACCGCGGCTGGGTCGCCGCCGACAACCGGGGCACCGACGCCGGCGACGTCCCCGCACCGCCGGAGGGCGAGGTGACCGTCACCGGCTGGCTGCGCCGGGACGCGACCGGCGACAGCACCGCCGTCACCGACCAGTCCACGCGGTCGATCTCGAGCGAACGGATCGGCGAGGCCCTCGACCTCCCGGTCTACGGCGGCTTCGTCGACCTGCGCAGCGAGGACCCGGAGCCGGACCAGCCGCTCGCTCGGGCCGAGCTGCCCGAGCTCGACAACGGCCCGCACTTCTTCTACGGCCTGCAGTGGTGGTTCTTCGGACTGCTCGCGGTGGGCGGCTTCGGCTACCTGGCGTGGGACGAGCGGCGAGGCTCGCCCGGCCGCCGCGGTGGTCGGGGTGGCGCCCCGGACGACACGGGTCAGACCGTGCGCATCATGCCACCGTCGACCGGCACCATCACGCCGGTGACGAACGACGCGGCCGGGGACAGCAGGAAGGCAGCCACCCGCCCGAACTCCTCCGGCTCGCCGTAG
- a CDS encoding ABC transporter permease, giving the protein MTGTGILYRAFLRRDRWVVLWWTVAITVSYWSQAISVESLYATQAEFDRAAAAMESNPAMIAMTGPARALNTVGGQVTWQATAFGAILAGLMSMFLVGRHTRGEEESGRDELVRSAAVGRRAPLAATMLVVLTANLLIAALVALSLVSVPLATADSVALGVGLGLCGLLFGAVALFAAQLTSTTRAAYGLTGAVMAAAYALRAVGDVGNEALSWLSPIGWYQRMYAFSDLQWWPALLLLVATVVTSLAAVAVFERRDIGSGVLAARPGPGVASARLSSPFGLAWRLQRGALLGWGAGMLLVGVAYGTIGDSAGDLIGDSEAARQMMAAGGADLVRGFHAISMLMLAMLSCGFAISSALRPRGEEDDGRAEPLLATGISRSRWLLAQVSVTVLGTVLVLGAAGVGMGVGYVLVVDAPGAVWRFTWQTLSWLPAVLVLAGLARLLYGFGARLASFAWLGLGFCAVVLILGEVLRFPDWLRDLSPFEHLAMVPVEPADPAAFVVVLAVAALMSATGWFAFTRRDIG; this is encoded by the coding sequence GTGACCGGGACCGGCATCCTGTACCGCGCGTTCCTCCGCCGGGACCGCTGGGTCGTCCTCTGGTGGACGGTCGCGATCACGGTCTCCTACTGGAGCCAGGCGATCAGCGTCGAGAGCCTCTACGCGACCCAGGCGGAGTTCGACCGGGCTGCAGCGGCGATGGAGTCGAACCCGGCGATGATCGCGATGACCGGTCCGGCCCGCGCCCTCAACACCGTCGGCGGCCAGGTCACCTGGCAGGCGACGGCCTTCGGGGCGATCCTCGCGGGCCTGATGAGCATGTTCCTCGTCGGGCGGCACACGCGGGGCGAGGAGGAGAGCGGTCGCGACGAGCTGGTCCGCTCGGCGGCCGTGGGCCGGCGGGCGCCCCTGGCGGCGACGATGCTCGTGGTCCTGACCGCGAACCTCCTGATCGCGGCGCTGGTGGCACTGAGCCTGGTCTCGGTGCCCCTGGCGACGGCCGACTCCGTCGCGCTGGGCGTCGGGCTGGGGCTGTGCGGACTGCTCTTCGGCGCGGTCGCCCTCTTCGCCGCCCAGCTCACCTCGACCACGCGCGCGGCCTACGGGCTCACCGGGGCGGTGATGGCGGCGGCGTACGCGCTGAGGGCGGTCGGCGACGTGGGCAACGAGGCGCTGTCGTGGCTCAGCCCCATCGGCTGGTACCAGCGGATGTACGCCTTCAGCGACCTGCAGTGGTGGCCTGCCCTGCTGCTGCTCGTGGCGACGGTCGTGACGTCCCTGGCGGCGGTGGCGGTCTTCGAGCGGCGCGACATCGGCTCCGGCGTGCTGGCGGCGCGCCCCGGGCCGGGCGTGGCGTCGGCCCGCCTCTCCTCGCCCTTCGGGCTGGCCTGGCGCCTGCAGCGCGGAGCGCTCCTCGGGTGGGGGGCCGGGATGCTGCTGGTCGGCGTGGCCTACGGGACCATCGGGGACAGCGCCGGTGACCTGATCGGCGACAGCGAAGCGGCCCGGCAGATGATGGCTGCCGGTGGGGCCGACCTGGTCCGGGGCTTCCACGCCATCTCCATGCTGATGCTGGCGATGCTGAGCTGCGGCTTCGCGATCTCGTCGGCGCTGCGGCCGCGGGGCGAGGAGGACGACGGGCGAGCCGAGCCGCTGCTCGCCACCGGCATCTCGCGCAGCCGCTGGCTGCTCGCGCAGGTCTCCGTGACCGTGCTCGGGACCGTGCTGGTGCTGGGTGCCGCCGGGGTGGGCATGGGCGTGGGCTACGTCCTGGTGGTCGACGCGCCCGGAGCGGTCTGGCGGTTCACCTGGCAGACGCTGTCCTGGCTCCCGGCGGTGCTCGTGCTGGCGGGGCTGGCGAGACTGCTCTACGGGTTCGGCGCCCGGCTGGCCTCGTTCGCGTGGTTGGGGCTCGGCTTCTGCGCCGTCGTGCTGATCCTGGGGGAGGTGCTGCGCTTCCCGGACTGGCTGCGGGACCTGTCTCCCTTCGAGCACCTCGCGATGGTGCCCGTGGAGCCGGCCGATCCGGCCGCCTTCGTCGTGGTCCTGGCAGTCGCGGCGCTGATGAGCGCCACGGGCTGGTTCGCCTTCACGCGGCGCGACATCGGCTAA
- the ypfJ gene encoding KPN_02809 family neutral zinc metallopeptidase, with protein MRFNPKARLDTRRVRDSGRSGGGGSRMPGGGGRLPIPGGAAAGGGLGGLLVIVLVIVVMQFMGGGGGGAPTASDDLDLSRVQGDDSQRYASCETGADANQDVDCARVAVENSLTAYWSDTLPEQADADFRPEQVMATFTGAVSTGCGQATSDVGPFYCPPDEGIYLDTTFFEDVLQQGLGGPAGAFVEPYVLAHEYGHHIQNVLGTMGRVRTQQGPESDAVRLELQADCYAGMWTGSATTATDEQGEAFISELSQTDIDQAIAAAKAVGDDRIQDRTTGRVNPAEWTHGSAEQRQRWFKVGYEQGSLEACDTFATDTL; from the coding sequence GTGCGCTTCAACCCCAAGGCCCGTCTCGACACGCGGCGGGTCCGCGACTCCGGCCGCTCCGGAGGCGGCGGCTCGCGGATGCCCGGAGGCGGGGGCCGGCTGCCGATCCCCGGGGGTGCCGCGGCCGGCGGCGGGCTGGGCGGGTTGCTGGTGATCGTCCTGGTCATCGTCGTGATGCAGTTCATGGGCGGCGGCGGGGGCGGCGCGCCGACCGCCTCGGACGACCTGGACCTCAGCCGCGTGCAGGGCGACGACAGCCAGCGCTACGCCAGCTGCGAGACCGGCGCCGACGCCAACCAGGACGTCGACTGCGCTCGCGTGGCCGTCGAGAACTCCCTCACCGCCTACTGGTCGGACACGCTTCCGGAGCAGGCCGACGCCGACTTCCGGCCCGAGCAGGTGATGGCGACGTTCACGGGCGCGGTCAGCACCGGCTGCGGCCAGGCCACCTCCGACGTCGGGCCCTTCTACTGCCCGCCCGACGAGGGGATCTACCTCGACACGACCTTCTTCGAGGACGTGCTGCAGCAGGGGCTGGGCGGGCCGGCGGGTGCCTTCGTGGAGCCGTACGTCCTCGCCCACGAGTACGGCCACCACATCCAGAACGTGCTCGGCACGATGGGCCGGGTCCGCACCCAGCAGGGTCCTGAGAGCGACGCGGTCCGGCTCGAGCTCCAGGCCGACTGCTACGCCGGGATGTGGACCGGCAGCGCCACCACCGCCACCGACGAGCAGGGCGAGGCGTTCATCAGCGAGCTCTCGCAGACCGACATCGACCAGGCGATCGCGGCCGCCAAGGCGGTCGGGGACGACCGCATCCAGGACCGTACGACCGGCCGGGTCAACCCTGCGGAGTGGACCCATGGCTCGGCGGAGCAGCGGCAGCGCTGGTTCAAGGTCGGCTACGAGCAGGGCTCGCTGGAGGCCTGCGACACGTTCGCAACCGACACCCTGTGA